In Aspergillus fumigatus Af293 chromosome 6, whole genome shotgun sequence, the genomic window tcttcatcttggctCTGTTCGGATTCAGCACGCTTACCAGTCTGACTGTCTTCTCCACCGAAAGGCTTCTGTTCGTCAGAGAGCGGGCCAATGGCTACTACCATCCAATCACCTACTTTGCTGCCAAGGTGGTCTTCGACGTCGTGCCCCTAAGATTGATACCTCCGATCATCATGGGAATCATTGTGTACCCTATGACCGGACTGATTCCTGCTTGGGGAGAATTCTTCCGCTTCATTCTGGTGCTTGTGCTCTTCAATTTGGCTGCGGCTAACATCTGCTTGTTCATCGGTATTGTCTTCCGCGACGGAGGCGTGGCCAACTTGATCGGCAGTCTCGTCATGCTCTTCAGTTTGTTGTTTGCGGGTCTCTTGCTTAACCATGATGCGATTCCAAAGTCCGCATTGTGGCTTCAGACTGTGAGTTTTCAGCCTATATCCCCCTGAAGATTTTAAGAAAGCTAACGTCAGACTAGCTGTCCATCTTCCACTACGGTTTCGAGGCCTTGATTGTGAATGAAGTGACCTTCTTGACGTTGATTGACCACAAATATGGACTAGACATCGAAGTTCCTGGAGCCTCCATATTAAGCGCCTTTGGGTTTGATACCCTGGCGTTCTGGCCGGATGTCATCGGACTGGCGATCATCTCCGGAGCATTCATCGTGATTGCCTATGCGGCGATGCATTTCTTGCTCGTAGAGAAGCGGTAGATGTTTCGGGTACTTTACCCCTGTTGCGCGGACGATAACTGGGGCAATGCGGATTTGCCTAGGattgctgtttcttcttgcgATGCATAACCACACATCTGTTCTGTTAGTTATTGCTTGTGATGTTTAGACGAACATATGGgtctcttccttctgtttCAGGGGTTGGCTTTACGTCGGAATGATACACTGGATGTATATATATGACTGCTGAACGATGCTCTTGCTTGACATGGACAATCGAAGACGCCCGATGCGGATAGAAGCATGTGCTCCAAACGTCAGTGTGTGACCGAGAATCAGGCTCGGCTATGCTATCCTGCTTGTAGCGTCACAAAAAACAGTCGTAGTCTAGTAGTTCAGCTGAATGCATGGATGGATGATTAGATCAGCATTTGGTTTATATCCTACATGATTATCGTTAACCCATCTAATAATGTGTGGGCGTCGTTCCTCCCTGCTCTTTTACTCCAACTGGTTAGATCATCACTCCGCACAAACCACCAGCACAGCTCCAACCTCCTGCGTCAGATTCTTCTCTCCATTTCCTGAAGTCATTGTCAAGCTGTGAGATTTCATCGACTGAACCGTTGGATTTACTACCCACTCCGATCATCCCTTCTTCAGTTCTTCTATCTTGACAGCTCATCATCGGTGTTATCATAGCTCCCAGTCTAGGCTTCTTTCGGCCTCACCGCCCGCTCGCTTCTCCATTCCGGCTTTTCTGAGCGGAAGAATCCATCCACCCCCAATTCTGCTCTCTCTAGACCCCTCCACAGTCCACAATCCAGTCCACAGTCCACAGTCCACAGCTCCAGACCTTATTTCCACCGGCCTCCACATTCTGCCTGTGAGCTTCAAGCAGCggctcatcctcatcttcatcttctccatcacccTCTCCTGAAAGCAGTGCAATCAGCAACATGTCCGGTGAAGCGTGGCTCTACCTGTTGGCGGTGCTCATCAACGCCGTCAACCTGTTCCTACAGGTCTTCTTTACTATCATGTACAGCGATTTGGAATGGTCAGTCTCCGTACTTGCGATCTTGAGTCAATTACGACACCCAAACTAATCTGGTGACTTGCTGCAGTGACTACATCAACCCCATTGACCTCTGCAACCGTCTTAACGCCTACATCATCCCCGAAGCCGCTGTTCATGCCTTCCTCACTATCTTATTCCTGATTAACGGCTACTGGCTCGCGCTCATTCTCAACCTGCCTCTGTTGGCATTCAATGCTAAGAAGTATGTTTCGTCCGGAATAGGAGTTCCATAGGAGTTTTTGAGTTGGCGCCGCCGGAATCAGGAAACCAGGCTGACCCGTCGTTCTGCTTCTAGGATCCTTGACAACCAGCACCTTCTGGATGCGACTGAGATCTTCCGCAAGCTGAACGTCCACAAGAAGGTACAAATTCACATGCATCTCGATACAGGGGGAGACGGCTAACGAAAGATAACAGGAATCCTTCATCAAGCTCGGCTTCCACCTCTTGATGTTCTTCTTCTACCTCTACAGCATGATTGTTGCTCTGATCCGCGACGAATCCCACTGACTTCGGGACAAGACGGAGTATGCGATGCGTTACGGCCGTTCCCCTTGAGGAGTCACTGATGCGCTCGCTGTCTTTTCTAGTACCGGGGACGAAGTTAGACCCCTATACCTCAGTGCCTGTCTGATGAGTGTTGATGCGTTTGCCTCGTCAAAACACTTGTCCATGATCAGTAATGAAACTCTGACGGGCAGTGTTGGAACGACTGGGCGACTGCTTTGATTCAAGCAGCGGGTATAAGACGTAATGCTGGGTGATGTCAATGATTGTACGAGGTGTGGTGAAATAGATGGTTCTTGATCCTGACTGACTGCTTCGGGTCGTTGTCAGAAAGAGTACGTATGGGGGAAGGTTTGCAAGACGCCATGATGCTGTAATTGCTGCTTGCCATGTTCCTTTGCTATTTTCATGCGGTTGATGTCTGTAATGCTGTATATACCTCTTGAGCGGTTTGACAATAAAGAGCGTACGATACCCTTCGGGTGATGTAACTATTAATGGAATAATAAAAAGACCAAGGATATGCACGCCACTTGTTTGATACCCAATACGAAGAATGGATGTGGTTTTTTGTCTATGGTTGCGTGGTTGATTTCATCCTGCGTTCTCCATCGATCTTCACTCTTCGCTGGTGGGTGTCACCGTCGCCCGTAAAATCCCAGAAACTCGCCGACTTCCTGTAGCGGCTCACTTTTTCCCAGAACCACCAACATCCATCAACCGTCCGACGTAGTTTGAGACGTTTATTTACTCTCATTCCATCGCCGGCAGGACATATCTTCAACATGGCATCATTATTAGGTGCCGACTACTActccagcgacgacgacgcCACAACGCCCCAGGTCGCAACGGCGACCTCAGCGACCAAGGTTGTTGCTGCGCCCGAAGTGAACACAGAGGTTTGGTCCCTAAAGCAGCCAGCTTTTATCTTCTTTGCAAAAAATTTTGGTATCCTCTTACATCAAGGCTATGGAACTAACAGGCCCATAGGATCCAGTGCacatgcagatgatgctGGCCAACACCACATCCAACGCCCTCACTTACAACGCAACATATGACGATCTCTCGCGACCGGCGCAAGGGCCGGTGAATCCCTTCAAGCCAGCCGGCTCCACCAGCGGCCTGAAACGCAAGAATATTCCGACCGGATTCGCCGAAGAGGCCGCCATCAGCGAGGCCACGTTCGCCGCGCAACACCGCACATTCCAGAGTCTGGGATACACGCGAAACCCCTCGGCGCCGGACCAGTTCGTGGGGAATCTGAATAGTGCAGCGGAACATGCAGGCCGAGATGTGATCCAGATGAAGCCGTCGAAGGAGGTGTCTGCGGCGCTGCGCGCCAAGCGGCAGAAGAAAGGCGACCCCAGCATTGTCGAGGGCGAGGGCGCGTATCTGGGGCCCTGGGCAAAGTACCAGGACGACGACCGTGTCTATGAggagggagctgccttagcAGATCAGGAGCTGGGGACGGATGAGGAGTttgtggaggaggacgaggagctGGCGCCGGCACACATGCCCGCCATGAGCAAGGCGGCGACCGAATACCAGGACGACGCGTCCAAGGTGGAAACGACCGAATTCCACGGCAGCGAGCAATTCGATTATTTGGGCCGGACGTACATGCACGTTCCACGGGACCTGGACGTCGACCTGGAAAAGGAGGTCGGCAGCATCAAGAACTACGTGCCCAAGAAGCTCATCCACACCTGGAAGTCGCACACCAAGGCCATCACCTCGCTACGCTTCTTCCCCAACTCCGGCCACCTTCTTCTGTCGTCCGCTGCCGACGGCAAAGCCAAGATCTGGGATGTGTATCACTCCCGGGAGCTCCTGCGGACCTTTTCGGGCCACTCCAAGGCTATAACCGATACGGACTTCCACCCGTCGGGCAAGACCTTCCTGACAGCCTCATACGACCGCCAAATGAAGCTCTGGGACACCGAATACGGCAAGTGCATCGCGCGCTTCTCCACAGGCAAGACACCGCACGTCCTGCGCTTCAACCCGGGCGCCGACCACTCACACGAGTTCCTGGCCGGCATGTCCGACAAGAAGATCGTGCAGTTCGACACGCGCTCCGGCGAGCTGGTCCAGGAATACGACCACCACCTGGCGgccatcaacaccatcaccTTCGTCGACGAAAACCGCCGCTTCATCTCCACCTCGGACGACAAGTCCCTGCGCGCCTGGGAGTACGGCATCCCCGTGCCCATCAAGTTCATCGCCGAGCCCTACATGTTCGCCCTGACGCGCGCCGCGCCCCATCCAAACGGTAAGTACGTCGCCTTCCAGTCCGGCGACAACCAGATCGTCGTGTACGGCGCCACGGACAAATTCCGGCAGAACCGCAAGAAGAGTTTCAGGGGCCACAATAACGCTGGGTACGCTATTGATGTGAAGATCTCGCCCGACGGCCAGTTCATCGCGTCCGGTGACAGCGGCGGCTATGTCTGTTTCTGGGACTGGAAGACGGGCAAGATGTACCATAAGATCATGGCCGGGGGGAAAGAGGGCGGTGCCACCACCTGTCTGGACTGGCATCCCCAGGAGACGAGTAAAGTGGTTACGGGTGGATTGGAGGGTGTCATCAAATACTGGGATTAATTTTGCTTCTTTCGCTAGTTGGTTGCTTCGCATGGCATGTATCTATATATCTCACGGGTTTACTCTTCACTAGAACACGGTTGCGTGGCAACCCAACAGGGTACGACTTTATTCACCTAATTCCATCTACCACTATCCGTAAGATGCAGACCACGTGTAGAACATATCTTTTGTACCTTATATTGTACAGTAGGCAAGGCTAAAAACTAGCCATCTCAATCCAGCTAGCCACAAAAGCCAACCTGCGTCCCCGGTCTGCCGCCATCCGGCGGGAAAACTCCTCAAAGTTGAGCTTAGCGCCTGTACCGCCGCGTTCCTTCGCCTCTCGCTCTATCTGGTTCAGGTATGCCCAGCGAGTAAGCGTCAGCGTGGAGGGAGGGAGTGTGGGACCATGGCGTCGCGggatggaggatgatgacgatgctgCCGGGGGAAGAGGGTGAATCGATGAAGGGGGCATCTTGGGTGCGGTGGCTTCAGCATCAGGTGAGGATGGTGCAGGGAAGGCGGTGGTGCCCGGTTGAAGACGGAGCTCCGCTGGgagatcctgctgctgttgctgcaggTCGGTGTGCGAGACAGAAGTCCTGGGGACGAAGAGTGAGTTGTCACGGTCGTGAGGATGTTCTGGTTCTTCGTTCGGTCGAAACTGCGGTAGAGTCGGATCCGGCATCTCACGGAGTGAGCTGGCTTCTGCTGACGCGGCCCGAAACTCGGGCGTCAAGGAGCGTGTGGGCTCCTCTTCGAGCCTCTCCTCGACTGGAGCAGAATCAACCAAATTgtcgtcttcttcaaaatCGGTGACGTGCACATGTTGTGCACTGTCAGGGCTCCCCAGTGTGGGGCGCACAGATAAATCGGGGCTATGATGAAGAGGCTCCAATTGTGGACTTCGCAAAGAATAACCAGACCGATTCAGGAGTTCCTGCAGTTCTTCGTCGGTTGCAGTCCCACCCTCCTGGGCCATCCGTTTCTTAGgatccatcatctccacAAGTTCGATCTCACGAGCCCAGATTTTGCGCTCTGTGCGGGTCCGATACGCTTCCATGAGCAGATCTTCCTTCGGCTTGAATAGGATGTCAAGAAGTTCGTTGAATCCTTGCTGCGTTACTTGATACAAGATCTCCTTGCCGACGTCTTTCTCGACCTCGGGGATCTCAAACCCACCCCACCGCTCGCCTACAGGGATACTGCGAGACGAAGTAGAGGGATTCGATCTGACGTCATAGTCATCGGTGAGATCGTCCTGGAAGCGCACCTTGGACGATGACCGAGAACGAGGCGATGGAGGGTGGGAATCGAGAGCTGAAGGGTGACCGGGggcatcctcatcctcagacAGATGGTCAACATCAGGATCGCTCACATAGCCTTCGGGAGCAGTGGCGCCATCTTCTACATCCGTGTAGAAGGCCCTCCGTCTCCAGCGCTCATCAATACCGTCCCTGCGGACGTCGGTCAAAAGTCTTTGGTGGTCATCACGCATTCTGCGGAAGACCACATCAGCAATGCGCTCTCTGTCCTCAGGGTCAGTGACCTCCTGAAGCGGGACAGGGGTTCCGAGAGCGTTGACAATATCTTGTTCGAGAATGTTCTCCGTGCCGGGCCAGTCACTAGCCACTGAGGAGCTGGACCCGTCCTCATCGGAGCCAGCATCTTCGTCGTTCCCTTGTTGTGCATCGCTTGAACGAGGAACATTCGAATCTCCGCGCCTCGAATCTGTGGCAGTCGAGTTTGCCTGTGCTGTCAGCTGTGCGGGAAACAGAGGCCCTCTGGATCCCCATCTCGCCCGGACAGCTGCCTCCCCTACAACAGCGTGTCGGTCGCCGGTGTCGGTGCCATCTTGACGTAATATACCCTGGTTATCCACAATTTCAAGATCTCCCTCGGAATTCAAGCGTTTCCCTTCCCCAGTCCTTGATGGCTCTCCAGAAGGAATACTGCCAGGGAATGCCGAGCTGACGGGCTGACTTCCAAGCACGACATCTCTTGCGCCTCCCTCGAGAAAGTCATCTTCCATGCCAGCAATCATATCGCGAGTTAGCTCCCTGCTGAGAGCGTAGTATGCACGGAAAACCCGCAAGAAATCCTTGCGCTCCACGTagccatctccatcaaggTCGTAGCCACGGAACACTCGCCGCAACCTTTCGTCATTGCTCTTGTTGTTTAAGCTGGCCAAACCCTTCAGGAATTCTTCAAACCCAATTAATCCATCATTGTTTGTGTCATAGAACGCAAACATGCGGTCGTAGATGAGGCATGGGGGCGGAGGGCGGATGGAAGTATGCGGCACAAAACATCGATCAAACGTTTTGCGATCGATAGCCATGCACAACTTGTTCGGGTCGTCTGGCCACTCATAGCTCGCTAAGCACCGGAACTGGTCCCAGAGAGCGTCCAATTCGGTGTTCTCGAAATTGGTCTCCTTCATCAAACGCTTCGCCAGCGCACGTGGCAGACTACGAGGCATCATGGCTGGCTTTCCCGGGTACCACACTGGCTGCGACTGTCTGGGATTTCCTAGGAAGGGCGCCGGGATCCGAACCTTGTAGAAGAGATGGGTTTTGATGTGCACTTGCATCGCCTCACATGTCTCGCACAGGTCATAGTCAATGCAATTTGCGCACCGATACCGTATGCCTTGAATGGGCATAGCACCACAGCTATTACATGTCACCTGTCGGTGGATATAGCCATCTCGTCTAGACTGGTCCTCCGCAATGTGATATAGCAGGTTCAGGAGATTTTGGCCTTCCGGCGCCGGAGACGACTCATTATTGCCTTCCCTCCAGGAGAAGACGCTCTGATCGTCGACCACTGTCTCCCCACCATCCAAGTTCTGCAAGGGCACCGACTCCTCTGGAAATGTAGATGTAGACAGCGTAACCCTCTCTCCATTCTGGCGCCGCCGTCGCAACTCCTCGCCGTAGTTGTCGTCCTCATTGAACCGTGCCAGCGCCCTCTCGATTCCTGTACGCGAAATCCCccgccgctgcagctgctcaatGAGGTAGTTCCTCTCCGCACTCCCTTCCTCGATTGTATGTGCCGACGGGAAATCCAGAGCAAGGAATGACTCCAGGAAtgtctcctccatcatctcgCGCATCCGCTCGGCATGAGCCTGCGGGACGCCGACTTCCTCCATCAGCTGATCGCGCGTAGCCAAgagggatgggaggaggCCGCTCTCCACGCGGCGTCCGTCCTCAGTCTCAATGCGAAAGGTACCGTACACGCCATTCTGCCGTTCTAGTTGCTCGAGATGAGCAATCGCGCGGTACGATGGTGTATTGCTGACATCGCTTTCGTCGGGTCCCGTTCGTCTTCGGCGGACAGCTCTTCGGCGACGGAGAGGTGTTTGGGGCGATGAGGGGAAAAGGATATTATTGTGGATGTATACCAGAGCGTAGGCTGCGGCAACACCCGTCAGCAAGTAAAGAGCAGGACGATACCGTGTCAGGGAAACTGGTCGTGATTGAGACTCCGACATGACGGAGCAGGATGGTTTGCAACTGCTGCAGAGATTAGGTGGTTgatatcattatcatcactAGTCATCAAAAAAAGAACAGGGGAGCATGAAACCGCGTGGAATCAGTGCGTAAGGAGTGGATATTGAAAGGTCTCACATGAATATAACTGAAGAGCTGTGTTAGTAGGGAAATAAGAAGCGGCAACTTTGATCGGTCACGGCCTCGACCGCCTACACAAATTAAGGATTGTACCCGATTCTGGTCACTCCGCGTGAGGTAATCGACGGGAATGTTGCATAGTCTTTTCCCATCAAAAGCTTCTACGTTGGATACCATGCTAAAGTGAATTGTATAGGGCTGAAAATGAACAATATGCAAATTTTGCCCTGGGTTCGTCACAGGGTTGGTGAGATACGATCTATCTATATATCGTCATCGCATCTATTGACATCTACCAAAATCCCCATATGCACCAATTCCACATTGCCATCGTGCGGGATAGGTGTCTCTCGATTGTTCCATACCGCCAATTGACCCGCTCAAGGAACCACGATTGAATTTCTATTACCGACTCAACTTGCTCTCTCGAATGAAAAAGCTGCTCAGGAGagcgaagaagacgatggcaaCCATAAAGGCAAACCCCTTATTGGTAGCCCACCCATAGCAGCCTCGCACGATCCTGGCGACTGTAGGGTCGAGAGTTTTGATGTAGTCCAGACTCTGTCTCACCCCTTCGACAATACGATCAATGTCCTTGCTATCGCGCAAAGCGAATCTGAGCTGACTGCGTAGGAGTTGTTGAACCACGGTGGAGGATAACGACACACCAATAACCGAACCTAGGGAGCGGAAAAGGTACGAGCAGGCAGTAACAACTGCCTGGTCCTCGGGGGTCACGTTTGAAACTACACATCAGTTTAACAGGGTTTCGAGGTAGCAAACAAGGTAAGAAACACTCACTCAAGGCGATTAATGTGGTCGTGACACCGATCCCGTTCCCAAAACCACAGAGCACCATTCCCAGGATCATAGGGATAAGACTCTGAGTAACCCCGCCGGTGAAAAGGTAGATGGTGGTCAGACCCACTGTCAGGAGGCCGTAAGCAACGATGGTCAGCCAGTAGTACTTCCCTGTCCATTTCATGACATAGCCAGCGAACAGAGAGCCCGAAACACCGGCTATAATACTCGGCAGGAGGCGCAGGCCAGAGACCGTAGCAGACACGCCATCGACAGCTTGAAAGTACAAAGGAATAAAGAAAAGACCCGCAAGCCAGCCGCCAAAGCTGAAAAAGTTGCAGCAGTAGCTGGCAAAGAAGGTTcggttgaagatgatatgACCAGGGGCAAACGGCTCAGCGGCGAAGTAGATTTCGATCAACACAAAGAGCACGAACATGGTGAGAGAGACACAAAGCGACACAATGGTTAGAGGAATCGTCCAGGAGACGTTACTGCCTCGATccagtccaaggaggaggccgacTACTGCTCCAACAAGCGCAAACGCTCCTGGAAAATCGATCCGGCGCAGCTTGGTCTTCCAATGGCTATCCCCCTGAACAGGCAGATCTAGCATGACCGACACAGCTAGGAATGCAAGAACACACAGAGGAACCTGAGCGAGAAAGGCCCTGGGAACATTGTTAGCACAACACGCAATCCGGAAGATGGGTCTTATCATTAACATGCCACCGCCAGCCAATATAGTCAGACAGTATTCCTCCTAGTCGAACGTCAGCAAAAGGAGCTTCAAGTCAAATCGAAGCAACTCGAACCTAGTGGAGCGCCCGTTCCCGAACCGGTAGCATAGATAATGTTGATGATCCCTTGCCAGACCCCTCGCTCTCGAAGGGGAACGATATCACTCATCAGGATGCTGACCACGGTGGTCATGCCACCCCCTCCAATGCCTTGGAAAACCTTGATatctcatcagcatcattcCAGATCTGACAAGCATTCTATGGGCCTTACACGAGCAGCGATCAACTCATGAATGTTTCGCGCTAGGCCGCAAAATAGACAGCCAAGACCGAACACAAAATACGAGAATAAGAGACATGCTCGTCTGCCAAAGATATCGGACAACTTGCCATACAATGGCTGAAAGCTTGCCAACGTGATGAAATAAGAGGTAGCCACCCAACTGGTCAGATTGAGGGCTTTCAAGTCGGAACCGATCTGCCCATAACTGGCCACAATGATCGTCTGATCGGCTGCAGACAGGAAGATCTGTTTTCAGCAGCGTcagcaataataataatgttGTTATAGCTCATAAGACCTACACCGATGGAAACGGCAGGTAGAATGTATCGAAGGTTGTGCCTCGGCGCCAGGTCATCCTTCAAAGAATCCGCCTCGGGATCCCGAAGGATATTGTTGGATACTGTACCATTGGTAGGAGCATTCCCACTTTGCGGGCCCAGCAAAGGGGAGGTCTCTGTCGGAGTCCTCTCTGGAGACATCTCCTGAGGGCTGGTATGTACCACAACAAAGAGAAACGAGACACGACGCAGGTCAAAAAGGGCGAGTACATGATGAGCGAGTTGAACACGAAAAGTAAATCACGTGATGATAAGACATCCCCACTGACCCGCGATGACAAATTAAGCGTCAAAATGGAGCAATCGCATTCAACATGATTGGTTTTTTCGGCAATCTCAGTCCGGCCGCTCTCCGCTCTCCGCAGGCTATCCACCTTCCTGATTAGGTAGTACTTCAGACTTC contains:
- a CDS encoding cornichon family protein; amino-acid sequence: MSGEAWLYLLAVLINAVNLFLQVFFTIMYSDLECDYINPIDLCNRLNAYIIPEAAVHAFLTILFLINGYWLALILNLPLLAFNAKKILDNQHLLDATEIFRKLNVHKKESFIKLGFHLLMFFFYLYSMIVALIRDESH
- a CDS encoding WD40 repeat domain-containing protein, which encodes MASLLGADYYSSDDDATTPQVATATSATKVVAAPEVNTEDPVHMQMMLANTTSNALTYNATYDDLSRPAQGPVNPFKPAGSTSGLKRKNIPTGFAEEAAISEATFAAQHRTFQSLGYTRNPSAPDQFVGNLNSAAEHAGRDVIQMKPSKEVSAALRAKRQKKGDPSIVEGEGAYLGPWAKYQDDDRVYEEGAALADQELGTDEEFVEEDEELAPAHMPAMSKAATEYQDDASKVETTEFHGSEQFDYLGRTYMHVPRDLDVDLEKEVGSIKNYVPKKLIHTWKSHTKAITSLRFFPNSGHLLLSSAADGKAKIWDVYHSRELLRTFSGHSKAITDTDFHPSGKTFLTASYDRQMKLWDTEYGKCIARFSTGKTPHVLRFNPGADHSHEFLAGMSDKKIVQFDTRSGELVQEYDHHLAAINTITFVDENRRFISTSDDKSLRAWEYGIPVPIKFIAEPYMFALTRAAPHPNGKYVAFQSGDNQIVVYGATDKFRQNRKKSFRGHNNAGYAIDVKISPDGQFIASGDSGGYVCFWDWKTGKMYHKIMAGGKEGGATTCLDWHPQETSKVVTGGLEGVIKYWD
- a CDS encoding EF hand domain protein; translated protein: MSESQSRPVSLTRYRPALYLLTGVAAAYALVYIHNNILFPSSPQTPLRRRRAVRRRRTGPDESDVSNTPSYRAIAHLEQLERQNGVYGTFRIETEDGRRVESGLLPSLLATRDQLMEEVGVPQAHAERMREMMEETFLESFLALDFPSAHTIEEGSAERNYLIEQLQRRGISRTGIERALARFNEDDNYGEELRRRRQNGERVTLSTSTFPEESVPLQNLDGGETVVDDQSVFSWREGNNESSPAPEGQNLLNLLYHIAEDQSRRDGYIHRQVTCNSCGAMPIQGIRYRCANCIDYDLCETCEAMQVHIKTHLFYKVRIPAPFLGNPRQSQPVWYPGKPAMMPRSLPRALAKRLMKETNFENTELDALWDQFRCLASYEWPDDPNKLCMAIDRKTFDRCFVPHTSIRPPPPCLIYDRMFAFYDTNNDGLIGFEEFLKGLASLNNKSNDERLRRVFRGYDLDGDGYVERKDFLRVFRAYYALSRELTRDMIAGMEDDFLEGGARDVVLGSQPVSSAFPGSIPSGEPSRTGEGKRLNSEGDLEIVDNQGILRQDGTDTGDRHAVVGEAAVRARWGSRGPLFPAQLTAQANSTATDSRRGDSNVPRSSDAQQGNDEDAGSDEDGSSSSVASDWPGTENILEQDIVNALGTPVPLQEVTDPEDRERIADVVFRRMRDDHQRLLTDVRRDGIDERWRRRAFYTDVEDGATAPEGYVSDPDVDHLSEDEDAPGHPSALDSHPPSPRSRSSSKVRFQDDLTDDYDVRSNPSTSSRSIPVGERWGGFEIPEVEKDVGKEILYQVTQQGFNELLDILFKPKEDLLMEAYRTRTERKIWAREIELVEMMDPKKRMAQEGGTATDEELQELLNRSGYSLRSPQLEPLHHSPDLSVRPTLGSPDSAQHVHVTDFEEDDNLVDSAPVEERLEEEPTRSLTPEFRAASAEASSLREMPDPTLPQFRPNEEPEHPHDRDNSLFVPRTSVSHTDLQQQQQDLPAELRLQPGTTAFPAPSSPDAEATAPKMPPSSIHPLPPAASSSSSIPRRHGPTLPPSTLTLTRWAYLNQIEREAKERGGTGAKLNFEEFSRRMAADRGRRLAFVASWIEMASF
- a CDS encoding putative MFS multidrug transporter — translated: MSPERTPTETSPLLGPQSGNAPTNGTVSNNILRDPEADSLKDDLAPRHNLRYILPAVSIGIFLSAADQTIIVASYGQIGSDLKALNLTSWVATSYFITLASFQPLYGKLSDIFGRRACLLFSYFVFGLGCLFCGLARNIHELIAAREEYCLTILAGGGMLMIRPIFRIACCANNVPRAFLAQVPLCVLAFLAVSVMLDLPVQGDSHWKTKLRRIDFPGAFALVGAVVGLLLGLDRGSNVSWTIPLTIVSLCVSLTMFVLFVLIEIYFAAEPFAPGHIIFNRTFFASYCCNFFSFGGWLAGLFFIPLYFQAVDGVSATVSGLRLLPSIIAGVSGSLFAGYVMKWTGKYYWLTIVAYGLLTVGLTTIYLFTGGVTQSLIPMILGMVLCGFGNGIGVTTTLIALISNVTPEDQAVVTACSYLFRSLGSVIGVSLSSTVVQQLLRSQLRFALRDSKDIDRIVEGVRQSLDYIKTLDPTVARIVRGCYGWATNKGFAFMVAIVFFALLSSFFIRESKLSR